One window from the genome of Trabulsiella odontotermitis encodes:
- a CDS encoding MFS transporter, with protein MNKRKIGIINYLAYGSGDCLGAGTTALTAAWLLYFYTTFCGLTPIEATFIFAMARILDAVVSPLMGYLTDNFGNTWAGKRFGRRKFFILLGIPCVFSYSLMWMGDMGYWYYLVTYLLFDVVYTMILVPYETLVPEMTDDFKQKTKFSGARIGMAQLSAILAAFLPGVLLNHFGKDNAISFFYASLVFSIMCAIVLTLVWCFTWERDRSEEELAAQAQKLTLGQSLHRLIIELSSTFRIRIFRQHLGMYLGGYIAQDVFNAVFTYYVVFVLMQSPTLASDLMGTMAILQFIAVMAMIPLCIRFGQAPSYRVVVTLFGLSALSYAGLYYSGMSDNYSLLLLISAIAGLGRGGINYIPWNIYTYIADVDEVVTGQRREGIFAGIMTLTRKASQAGAVMLVGIVMQLSGFVSGQPTQVPGVSHTILMILSVGTVCVLLIGFLISLKFRLNLKTHSVLREETLKMRAAGRLTPEAITPQARQTVEMLAGMPYEKLWGNNTIGYLNRQKALQS; from the coding sequence ATGAATAAGCGCAAAATTGGTATTATCAATTACCTGGCCTATGGTTCAGGGGATTGTCTGGGCGCAGGGACGACAGCGCTCACCGCAGCATGGTTACTTTATTTCTACACAACGTTTTGCGGATTAACGCCGATAGAGGCGACTTTTATTTTTGCCATGGCAAGAATACTGGATGCCGTGGTAAGTCCGCTGATGGGGTATCTTACCGATAACTTTGGCAATACGTGGGCAGGAAAGCGTTTTGGTCGCCGCAAGTTCTTTATTTTACTGGGCATTCCCTGTGTTTTTTCATACAGCCTGATGTGGATGGGCGATATGGGGTACTGGTATTATCTGGTGACGTATCTGCTGTTTGATGTGGTTTACACAATGATTCTGGTGCCTTATGAAACACTGGTGCCGGAAATGACCGATGATTTCAAACAGAAAACCAAATTTTCCGGCGCACGTATCGGTATGGCGCAATTGTCGGCGATCCTCGCGGCGTTTCTGCCGGGCGTATTGCTGAACCACTTCGGTAAAGACAACGCGATCTCCTTCTTCTACGCCAGCCTGGTGTTCTCCATCATGTGTGCCATCGTGCTGACGCTGGTGTGGTGCTTTACCTGGGAACGTGATCGTAGTGAGGAAGAGCTTGCTGCTCAGGCGCAAAAACTGACCCTCGGTCAAAGCCTGCATCGACTGATCATTGAACTGAGTTCAACATTCCGCATCCGCATTTTCCGTCAACATCTTGGCATGTACCTGGGTGGCTATATTGCGCAGGATGTCTTTAACGCCGTGTTTACCTACTACGTGGTGTTTGTGTTGATGCAAAGTCCGACGCTGGCCTCTGACCTGATGGGAACCATGGCTATCCTGCAATTTATCGCGGTAATGGCGATGATCCCGCTGTGCATCCGCTTTGGACAGGCGCCTTCGTACCGGGTGGTGGTCACGTTGTTTGGCCTGAGTGCGCTGTCCTATGCCGGGCTGTATTATAGCGGGATGAGCGACAACTACTCACTGTTGCTGCTTATCTCCGCCATTGCCGGGCTGGGCCGCGGCGGCATCAACTATATTCCGTGGAATATCTATACCTATATTGCCGATGTCGATGAAGTGGTCACCGGTCAGCGTCGCGAGGGGATTTTCGCCGGAATAATGACGCTGACGCGCAAAGCCTCGCAGGCTGGTGCGGTCATGCTGGTGGGTATCGTCATGCAGCTTTCCGGATTTGTGTCGGGTCAGCCAACACAGGTACCCGGCGTGAGCCACACCATCCTGATGATCCTCAGTGTCGGTACCGTCTGCGTATTGCTGATTGGCTTTCTGATCTCTCTGAAGTTCCGCCTGAACCTCAAAACACATAGCGTGTTGCGTGAAGAAACCCTGAAAATGCGTGCGGCGGGTCGCCTGACGCCGGAGGCTATCACTCCGCAAGCGCGTCAGACAGTAGAGATGCTGGCAGGTATGCCTTACGAGAAGCTGTGGGGTAACAATACGATTGGTTATCTTAATCGGCAGAAGGCGCTACAAAGCTAA
- a CDS encoding oligogalacturonate-specific porin KdgM family protein, whose translation MKLKYVLLLISVLSCAAHAGYVDYRHEYYDDGRNYDRVYMSHRFATGFGVAVEAISRSDDAQSNSAWNNMESNGNEYTASYQFTWQDLVWQPGVAVETGDNITIYKPYIRVQYNINDSWWTAFRYRQEYARRNADGKDDRMVYRPEAWLGYNVANWMFELNGIYKIADSEDLYNNKKEDYEYNFRVAYKFGSWVPFAEIGNVSSGYNTTTTSDRQTRYRVGIGYNF comes from the coding sequence ATGAAATTAAAATATGTCTTATTACTTATTTCAGTATTATCCTGTGCCGCGCATGCTGGTTACGTTGATTACCGCCATGAATATTACGATGACGGACGTAACTATGACCGTGTTTATATGTCCCATCGTTTTGCAACAGGATTCGGTGTTGCGGTAGAAGCCATTTCTCGTTCCGATGATGCACAGTCTAATAGTGCCTGGAATAATATGGAAAGTAATGGTAACGAGTATACGGCAAGCTATCAGTTCACCTGGCAGGATCTGGTCTGGCAGCCTGGCGTTGCGGTTGAAACAGGCGATAACATCACGATCTATAAGCCTTATATCCGCGTACAATACAACATTAACGATAGCTGGTGGACCGCATTCCGCTATCGCCAGGAATATGCACGCAGGAACGCTGATGGCAAAGATGACCGTATGGTGTACCGGCCTGAAGCCTGGCTCGGCTATAACGTCGCAAACTGGATGTTTGAGCTGAATGGTATTTATAAAATTGCCGATAGCGAAGATTTATATAACAACAAAAAAGAAGATTACGAATATAACTTCCGCGTTGCTTATAAATTTGGCTCCTGGGTTCCCTTTGCTGAAATTGGCAACGTCTCTTCCGGCTATAACACCACCACGACATCCGATCGACAAACCCGTTATCGCGTAGGGATTGGTTATAACTTCTGA
- the rpmE gene encoding 50S ribosomal protein L31, producing MKKGIHPNYVEITATCSCGNVIKTHSTVGHDLNLDVCSNCHPFYTGKQRDVATGGRVDRFNKRFSIPGSK from the coding sequence ATGAAAAAAGGTATTCACCCGAATTATGTAGAAATTACTGCAACTTGTTCTTGCGGTAATGTGATCAAAACCCATTCTACCGTGGGTCACGATCTGAACCTGGACGTGTGCAGCAACTGCCACCCGTTCTACACTGGCAAGCAGCGTGATGTTGCAACCGGTGGTCGTGTTGACCGCTTCAACAAGCGTTTCAGCATCCCGGGCAGCAAATAA
- the priA gene encoding primosomal protein N', giving the protein MLVAHVALPVPLPRTFDYLLPDSMSAKAGCRVRVPFGKQERIGIVVSVSDNSELPLAELKNVVEVLDGESVFTTTVWGMLLWAAEYYHHPVGDVLFHALPVLLRQGKPASHAPLWYWFATEQGQAIDIYSLKRSPKQQQALAALRQGKIWRHQVADLEFTDATLQTLRTKGLCELASETPPLADWHSEYAVAGERLRLNTEQATAVGAIHSAADRFSAWLLAGVTGSGKTEVYLSVLENVLAQGKQALVMVPEIGLTPQTIARFRQRFNAPVEVLHSGLNDSERLSAWLKAKNGEAAIVIGTRSSLFTPFKNLGVIVIDEEHDSSYKQQEGWRYHARDLAVYRAHSEQIPIVLGSATPALETLHNVRQRKYHQLNLTKRAGNARPANQHVLDLKGQPLQAGLSPALMSRMRQHLLANNQVILFLNRRGFAPALLCHDCGWIAECPRCDSYYTLHQAQQQLRCHHCDSQRPVPRQCPSCGSTHLVSVGLGTEQLEQALAPLFPGVPVSRIDRDTTSRKGALEKYLQEVHRGGARILIGTQMLAKGHHFPDVTLVALLDVDGALFSADFRSAERFAQLYTQVSGRAGRAGKQGEVILQTHHPEHPLLQTLLHQGYDAFAQQALAERQTMQLPPWTSHVLIRAEDHNNQLAPLFLQQLRNLIQASPLADDKLWVLGPVPALAPKRGGRWRWQILLQHPSRIRLQHIVSGTLALINTLPESRKVKWVLDVDPIEG; this is encoded by the coding sequence ATGCTCGTTGCTCACGTTGCCTTGCCCGTTCCGCTGCCCCGCACCTTTGACTATCTGCTGCCCGACAGCATGAGCGCCAAAGCCGGGTGTCGTGTACGCGTGCCGTTTGGCAAACAGGAGCGAATCGGCATTGTGGTATCGGTGAGTGACAACAGCGAGTTGCCGCTTGCTGAGCTGAAAAACGTGGTTGAGGTGCTGGATGGCGAATCCGTCTTTACCACTACCGTCTGGGGAATGCTGTTGTGGGCTGCGGAGTATTATCATCATCCTGTTGGTGATGTGCTTTTCCACGCGTTACCTGTCCTGCTGCGCCAGGGCAAACCGGCCAGCCATGCGCCGCTGTGGTACTGGTTCGCCACGGAACAGGGCCAGGCTATCGACATTTATAGCCTGAAGCGTTCGCCGAAACAGCAGCAGGCGCTGGCCGCACTTCGCCAGGGGAAAATCTGGCGCCATCAGGTGGCAGATCTGGAGTTTACCGACGCCACACTGCAAACGCTGAGAACAAAAGGATTGTGCGAACTGGCAAGCGAAACGCCGCCACTCGCCGACTGGCACAGTGAATATGCGGTGGCGGGCGAGCGTCTGCGGCTCAATACCGAGCAGGCCACCGCTGTTGGCGCCATCCACAGCGCGGCGGATCGTTTTTCCGCCTGGCTGCTGGCGGGCGTGACCGGCTCCGGCAAAACCGAAGTTTATCTGAGCGTACTGGAAAATGTGCTGGCGCAGGGGAAACAGGCGCTGGTAATGGTGCCGGAAATCGGTCTGACGCCTCAAACCATCGCCCGCTTTCGCCAGCGCTTTAACGCCCCTGTGGAAGTGCTGCATTCCGGCCTCAACGACAGCGAACGCTTGTCCGCCTGGCTGAAAGCCAAAAACGGCGAAGCGGCAATCGTCATCGGAACGCGCTCTTCCTTATTTACTCCTTTTAAAAATCTCGGCGTCATCGTCATCGATGAAGAGCATGACAGCTCCTATAAACAGCAGGAAGGCTGGCGCTATCACGCCCGTGATCTGGCGGTCTACCGTGCGCACAGCGAGCAAATCCCGATAGTACTCGGTTCGGCGACCCCCGCACTGGAAACCCTGCACAACGTTCGCCAGCGCAAATACCATCAGCTAAACCTGACAAAACGCGCCGGGAACGCGCGCCCGGCGAATCAGCATGTGCTGGATCTTAAAGGCCAGCCGCTGCAGGCCGGGCTGTCGCCGGCGCTGATGAGCCGCATGCGCCAGCATTTGCTGGCGAATAATCAGGTGATCCTGTTTTTGAACCGCCGTGGTTTTGCGCCTGCGCTGCTGTGCCACGACTGCGGCTGGATTGCCGAATGCCCGCGCTGCGACAGCTATTACACACTGCATCAGGCGCAACAGCAGTTGCGCTGCCATCATTGCGACAGCCAGCGTCCGGTGCCACGCCAGTGTCCGTCGTGCGGATCCACCCACCTGGTGTCGGTCGGGCTGGGGACGGAGCAACTCGAACAGGCGCTCGCGCCACTGTTTCCGGGTGTACCCGTCTCGCGCATTGACCGTGACACTACCAGCCGCAAAGGCGCGCTGGAGAAGTATCTGCAAGAGGTGCATCGCGGCGGCGCCCGCATTCTCATTGGTACGCAGATGCTGGCGAAAGGCCACCATTTCCCGGATGTCACGCTGGTGGCGCTGCTGGACGTCGATGGCGCGCTGTTCTCGGCCGATTTCCGCTCGGCGGAACGCTTTGCGCAGCTGTATACTCAGGTCTCCGGCCGCGCCGGTCGCGCCGGGAAACAGGGCGAGGTGATCCTGCAAACCCATCACCCGGAACACCCGCTGCTGCAAACGCTGCTGCATCAGGGTTATGACGCCTTTGCCCAACAGGCGCTGGCCGAGCGTCAGACCATGCAGCTCCCGCCATGGACCAGCCACGTACTGATCCGCGCGGAAGATCATAACAACCAGCTGGCACCGCTGTTTCTGCAACAGTTGCGCAATCTGATTCAGGCAAGCCCGCTGGCGGACGACAAACTGTGGGTGCTTGGCCCGGTGCCCGCGCTGGCGCCAAAACGCGGCGGTCGCTGGCGCTGGCAAATTTTGCTACAACACCCTTCCCGCATCCGCTTGCAACATATCGTGAGTGGCACGCTGGCGCTCATCAATACGCTGCCTGAATCGCGCAAAGTGAAATGGGTGCTGGATGTTGATCCGATTGAAGGCTAA
- the cytR gene encoding DNA-binding transcriptional regulator CytR: MKPKKEVVAATMKDVAIKANVSTATVSRALMNPDKVSQATRNRVEQAALEVGYLPQSLGRNMKRNESRTILVIVPDICDPFFSETIRGIEVTAAKHGYLVLIGDCAHQNQQEKTFIDLIITKQIDGMLLLGSRLPFDASIEEQRNLPPMVMANEFAPELELPTVHIDNLTAAFDAVNYLHELGHERIGCIAGPEEMPLCHYRLQGYVQALRRNGITIDPHYIARGNFTYEAGGQALEQLLALPKPPTAVFCHSDIMALGALSYAKRRGLKIPNDLSLIGFDNISLSEFCDPPLTTVSQPRFDIGREAMLLLLDQLHGQNVSSGSRLLDCELIVRGTTRKINP, encoded by the coding sequence GTGAAGCCTAAAAAAGAGGTCGTTGCTGCTACCATGAAGGACGTTGCCATCAAGGCCAACGTCTCAACGGCAACCGTGTCCCGTGCGTTAATGAATCCCGACAAAGTGTCGCAGGCAACCCGCAACCGGGTTGAACAGGCGGCGCTGGAAGTCGGCTATTTACCGCAGTCGCTCGGTCGCAACATGAAGCGCAACGAATCACGCACGATTCTGGTGATTGTCCCGGATATCTGCGATCCCTTTTTCAGCGAAACCATCCGCGGTATTGAAGTCACTGCCGCCAAACATGGCTATCTGGTGCTGATTGGCGACTGCGCGCATCAGAACCAGCAGGAAAAAACCTTCATTGATCTGATCATCACCAAACAAATTGATGGCATGCTGCTGCTGGGCTCACGGCTCCCCTTTGACGCCAGCATTGAAGAACAACGCAATCTGCCGCCAATGGTGATGGCCAACGAGTTCGCGCCTGAGCTGGAACTGCCAACCGTTCACATCGACAACCTGACCGCCGCCTTTGACGCCGTTAATTATCTCCACGAACTGGGCCATGAGCGGATTGGCTGCATCGCCGGCCCCGAAGAGATGCCGCTGTGCCACTACCGTTTGCAGGGCTACGTACAGGCGCTGCGTCGTAACGGCATCACAATTGATCCGCACTACATTGCGCGCGGTAATTTCACCTATGAAGCGGGCGGCCAGGCGCTGGAACAGTTGCTGGCGCTGCCGAAACCGCCCACGGCGGTATTCTGCCACAGCGACATCATGGCGCTGGGCGCGCTCTCATATGCGAAACGTCGGGGGCTGAAAATCCCGAATGATTTGTCTCTTATTGGCTTTGATAACATCTCGTTATCGGAGTTTTGCGACCCGCCGTTGACCACCGTCTCCCAACCGCGTTTTGATATCGGCCGCGAGGCGATGCTGCTGTTATTGGATCAGCTGCACGGGCAAAATGTCAGCAGTGGCTCGCGTTTACTTGACTGTGAACTGATCGTTCGCGGCACGACGCGTAAAATAAATCCCTAA
- the ftsN gene encoding cell division protein FtsN — MAQRDYVRRSQPAPSRRKKSTSRKKQSSFSSVSPAMVAIAAAVLVAFIGGLYFITHHKKEDADTLQSRQMTGNGLPPKPEERWRYIKELESRQPGVRAPTEPSAGGEVKNADQLTDEQRQLLAQMQADMRQQPTQLTEVPWNEQTPEQRQQTLQRQRLAQQQQQAQQQQQWTQTQPVQQPRTQLRVAEQPRTAQTTQPPRQTQQPKQTTSSQQPYQDLIQTPAHTTAQQPKTQQAAPVTREPEAPKATAEKKDERRWMVQCGSFKGVDQAETVRAQLAFEGFDSRITTNNGWNRVVIGPVKGKDNADSTINRLKLAGHTNCIRLGAGG, encoded by the coding sequence GTGGCACAACGAGATTATGTACGCCGCAGCCAACCGGCTCCTTCGCGGCGCAAAAAGAGCACCTCAAGGAAAAAGCAGAGCAGCTTTTCTTCCGTTTCACCCGCTATGGTCGCCATCGCTGCCGCTGTGCTGGTGGCCTTTATCGGTGGCCTGTATTTTATTACCCACCACAAAAAAGAAGATGCCGATACGTTGCAGAGCCGTCAGATGACGGGCAACGGTTTGCCGCCAAAACCTGAAGAGCGCTGGCGTTACATTAAAGAGCTGGAAAGCCGCCAGCCTGGCGTTCGCGCGCCAACAGAACCGTCTGCGGGCGGCGAAGTGAAAAATGCCGATCAACTGACGGATGAACAGCGCCAGTTGTTAGCGCAGATGCAGGCCGATATGCGCCAGCAGCCGACGCAGCTCACCGAAGTGCCGTGGAATGAGCAAACGCCGGAGCAGCGCCAGCAAACGCTGCAGCGTCAGCGTCTGGCTCAGCAACAGCAGCAGGCGCAACAGCAACAACAGTGGACGCAAACGCAGCCTGTCCAGCAGCCCCGTACGCAACTCCGCGTCGCGGAGCAGCCGCGCACCGCGCAAACGACCCAGCCGCCGCGTCAGACGCAGCAGCCGAAACAAACAACCTCCAGCCAGCAGCCTTATCAGGATCTGATCCAGACGCCGGCGCATACCACGGCGCAACAGCCGAAAACGCAGCAGGCAGCGCCGGTCACCCGTGAACCGGAAGCGCCGAAAGCGACGGCGGAGAAAAAAGACGAACGCCGCTGGATGGTACAATGCGGTTCGTTTAAAGGCGTCGACCAGGCCGAAACCGTGCGCGCCCAGCTCGCCTTTGAAGGCTTTGACTCCCGCATCACCACCAACAACGGCTGGAATCGCGTCGTTATCGGCCCGGTAAAAGGCAAAGATAACGCCGACAGCACCATCAACCGCCTGAAGCTGGCCGGTCACACAAACTGCATTCGTCTCGGCGCCGGGGGTTGA
- the hslV gene encoding ATP-dependent protease subunit HslV codes for MTTIVSVRRNGHVVIAGDGQATLGNTVMKGNVKKVRRLYNDKVIAGFAGGTADAFTLFELFERKLEMHQGHLVKAAVELAKDWRTDRMLRKLEALLAVADENASLIITGNGDVVQPENDLIAIGSGGPYAQAAARALLENTEMGARDIAVKALDIAGDICIYTNHFHTIEELPSKA; via the coding sequence GTGACAACAATAGTAAGTGTTCGCCGTAACGGTCATGTGGTTATCGCCGGTGATGGTCAGGCCACGCTGGGCAATACCGTCATGAAAGGCAACGTGAAAAAAGTCCGCCGTCTGTACAACGACAAAGTGATTGCTGGTTTCGCGGGTGGCACTGCAGACGCGTTCACGCTGTTCGAACTGTTTGAACGTAAACTGGAAATGCACCAGGGCCATCTGGTCAAAGCGGCCGTTGAGCTGGCAAAAGACTGGCGCACCGATCGCATGTTGCGCAAGCTCGAAGCCCTGCTGGCTGTCGCGGACGAAAACGCCTCTCTTATCATCACCGGTAACGGTGACGTCGTTCAGCCTGAAAACGATCTGATCGCCATTGGCTCCGGCGGCCCTTATGCGCAGGCTGCAGCTCGCGCGCTGCTGGAAAACACCGAAATGGGCGCCCGCGACATCGCGGTCAAAGCGCTGGATATTGCAGGTGATATCTGCATTTATACCAACCATTTCCACACCATCGAAGAATTACCCTCTAAAGCGTAA
- the hslU gene encoding HslU--HslV peptidase ATPase subunit, whose product MSEMTPREIVSELNKHIIGQDAAKRSVAIALRNRWRRMQLDEELRHEVTPKNILMIGPTGVGKTEIARRLAKLANAPFIKVEATKFTEVGYVGKEVDSIIRDLTDAAVKMVRMQSIEKNRYRAEELAEERILDVLIPPAKNNWGQNEAAQEPSAARQAFRKKLREGQLDDKEIEINLAAAPMGVEIMAPPGMEEMTSQLQSMFQNLGGQKQKPRKLKIKDALKLLVEEEAAKLVNPEELKQDAIDAVEQHGIVFIDEIDKICKRGGNTSGPDVSREGVQRDLLPLVEGCTVSTKHGMVKTDHILFIASGAFQVASPSDLIPELQGRLPIRVELQALTTEDFERILTEPNASVTVQYKALMATEGVNIDFTDDGIKRIAQAAWQVNESTENIGARRLHTVLERLVEEISFDASELGGETITIDADYVSKHLDALVADEDLSRFIL is encoded by the coding sequence ATGTCTGAAATGACCCCACGCGAAATTGTCAGCGAACTGAACAAACACATTATCGGCCAGGACGCGGCGAAGCGCTCCGTGGCTATTGCCCTGCGTAATCGCTGGCGTCGTATGCAGCTGGATGAAGAGCTGCGCCATGAAGTAACGCCAAAAAATATTCTGATGATCGGCCCGACCGGTGTCGGTAAAACGGAAATCGCCCGTCGCCTGGCGAAGCTGGCTAACGCGCCGTTTATCAAGGTCGAAGCCACTAAATTCACCGAAGTGGGCTACGTCGGGAAAGAGGTGGATTCCATCATTCGCGATCTGACCGATGCCGCCGTGAAAATGGTGCGCATGCAGTCGATCGAGAAAAACCGCTATCGCGCGGAAGAGCTGGCGGAAGAGCGCATTCTTGATGTGCTGATCCCCCCGGCGAAAAATAACTGGGGCCAGAACGAAGCGGCACAGGAACCGTCTGCCGCGCGTCAGGCATTCCGCAAAAAACTGCGTGAAGGCCAGCTGGACGACAAAGAAATCGAGATAAACCTGGCGGCAGCGCCGATGGGCGTTGAAATCATGGCGCCGCCGGGAATGGAAGAAATGACCAGCCAGTTGCAGTCCATGTTCCAGAACCTGGGCGGGCAGAAACAGAAACCGCGTAAGCTGAAGATCAAAGACGCGCTGAAACTGCTGGTGGAAGAAGAAGCCGCGAAACTGGTGAACCCGGAAGAGCTGAAGCAGGACGCCATTGATGCCGTTGAGCAGCACGGGATCGTATTCATCGACGAAATCGACAAAATCTGTAAGCGCGGCGGCAACACCTCCGGCCCGGACGTCTCCCGCGAAGGTGTGCAGCGCGACCTGCTGCCGCTGGTGGAAGGCTGCACCGTCTCTACCAAACACGGCATGGTGAAAACCGACCACATTCTGTTTATCGCCTCCGGGGCGTTCCAGGTGGCCAGCCCGTCTGACCTGATCCCGGAACTGCAGGGTCGTCTGCCGATCCGCGTTGAGCTGCAGGCGCTGACCACGGAAGATTTCGAGCGCATCCTGACAGAGCCAAACGCCTCCGTTACCGTGCAGTACAAAGCGCTGATGGCGACTGAAGGGGTCAACATCGACTTTACCGACGATGGTATCAAGCGCATCGCCCAGGCCGCGTGGCAGGTTAACGAATCCACCGAGAACATCGGTGCGCGTCGTCTGCACACCGTGCTGGAACGTCTGGTGGAGGAAATCTCCTTTGATGCCAGCGAACTGGGCGGCGAAACCATTACCATTGACGCAGATTATGTGAGCAAACATCTGGATGCGTTGGTGGCAGATGAAGATCTGAGCCGTTTTATTCTATAA
- the menA gene encoding 1,4-dihydroxy-2-naphthoate polyprenyltransferase has product MTEISRTQAWLESLRPKTLPLAFAAIVVGTALAWWQGYFDPLVAVLALITAGLLQILSNLANDYGDAMKGSDKPDRLGPLRGMQKGMITQSQMKRALIVTVALICLSGLALLFAAYQGIGDFIGFLVLGGLSIIAAITYTVGTRPYGYIGLGDISVLIFFGWLSVMGSWYLQAHNIHPAIFLPATACGLLATAVLNINNLRDITSDSENGKNTLAVRLGPVNARRYHVCLLMGALLCLALFNLISLHSLWGWLFILAAPLLVKQARYVVRERDPAAMRPMLEQTVKAALLTNLLFVIGIIGSRLAA; this is encoded by the coding sequence ATGACTGAAATTAGCCGCACTCAGGCCTGGCTGGAAAGCCTCCGCCCTAAAACGTTGCCCCTCGCGTTTGCCGCGATTGTCGTCGGTACTGCGCTCGCCTGGTGGCAAGGATATTTCGATCCGCTGGTCGCTGTGCTGGCGTTGATCACCGCGGGTTTACTGCAAATCTTATCCAACCTGGCAAACGACTACGGCGATGCCATGAAGGGCAGCGACAAGCCTGATCGCCTCGGGCCGTTGCGCGGTATGCAGAAAGGGATGATCACCCAGTCGCAGATGAAGCGGGCGCTGATTGTCACCGTCGCGCTGATTTGCCTCTCCGGTCTGGCGCTGCTGTTTGCCGCGTATCAGGGAATTGGCGACTTTATCGGCTTTCTGGTGCTTGGCGGGTTGTCGATCATCGCCGCCATCACTTATACCGTCGGCACGCGTCCGTACGGTTATATCGGGCTTGGCGACATTTCAGTGCTGATTTTCTTCGGCTGGCTGAGCGTGATGGGTAGCTGGTATCTGCAGGCGCATAACATCCACCCGGCGATTTTCCTGCCCGCCACCGCTTGTGGTCTGCTGGCGACGGCAGTGCTGAACATCAATAATCTGCGCGACATTACCAGCGACAGCGAAAACGGCAAGAACACGCTCGCCGTACGCCTCGGTCCGGTTAATGCGCGCCGTTATCACGTCTGTCTGCTGATGGGCGCCCTGCTCTGTCTGGCGCTGTTTAACCTGATTTCACTGCACAGCCTCTGGGGCTGGCTGTTTATTCTCGCCGCGCCACTGCTGGTGAAACAGGCCCGTTATGTGGTGCGTGAACGCGATCCGGCAGCCATGCGTCCGATGCTCGAACAGACGGTAAAAGCGGCACTGCTGACTAACCTGCTGTTTGTGATTGGGATTATCGGCAGCAGGCTCGCAGCGTAA
- the rraA gene encoding ribonuclease E activity regulator RraA — protein sequence MKYDTSELCDIYQEDVNVVEPLFSNFGGRSSFGGQIITVKCFEDNGLLYDMLEQNGRGRILLVDGGGSVRRALLDADLARLAVQNEWEGIVIYGAVRQVDDLEEMDLGIQALAAIPVGAAGEGIGESDIRVNFGGVTFFSGDHLYADNTGIILSEDPLDIE from the coding sequence ATGAAATACGATACTTCCGAGCTTTGTGACATCTATCAGGAAGATGTCAACGTCGTGGAACCGCTGTTCTCCAACTTTGGAGGACGTTCGTCGTTTGGTGGGCAGATCATCACGGTGAAATGTTTCGAGGATAACGGGTTGCTGTACGATATGCTCGAACAGAATGGCCGTGGCCGCATTCTGCTGGTCGATGGCGGTGGTTCTGTCCGTCGGGCATTACTTGATGCCGATCTCGCCCGTCTTGCCGTTCAGAATGAATGGGAAGGCATTGTCATCTATGGCGCGGTGCGTCAGGTGGATGACCTGGAAGAGATGGATCTGGGCATTCAGGCGCTGGCGGCAATCCCGGTGGGTGCTGCGGGTGAAGGCATTGGCGAAAGCGACATTCGCGTCAATTTCGGCGGTGTGACCTTCTTCTCTGGTGATCATCTGTATGCCGACAATACTGGCATTATCCTGTCCGAAGATCCCCTCGATATCGAATAA